A stretch of the Bacillus licheniformis DSM 13 = ATCC 14580 genome encodes the following:
- a CDS encoding methyl-accepting chemotaxis protein translates to MKSPRWNNITIGGKYGIIFFVMLTAFLTSVLITYGLLKDTSQTVQDTKSKNETAVQSAKLMSLYQNKYLHIPEYIINAQDEKLTDYMKYSQEFADTAKKLKKELHSDEQLDMFDQIIENNHSLDEYFFSEIVPNVQQINTEKFLTLQKKANKLKEETMTLGESLKENAVKTNVESIGQAQSNMTKTIYILGVSILISAIVSAGLLIIVSRQIKKNLKRVVAASEEIAKGHLNFEALDYKGKDEIGQLSQAVNHMGGSLREMIVEVSGIAAEVDKQCLTFTSVSADVREGSEQIAVTVEELANGATNQANEAANISEQTQELTGQIQHAHESGETLARFSKEVLHVSVDGDKQMAQSLEQMNVINHVMEASVEKVSVLEEQTQSIHKLVEMITGMAEQTNLLALNASIEAARAGDAGKGFAVVAGEVKRLAEEVKSSVGSITEIVTAIQTETSSMAGDLKTGFSEVHKGKNQIETSGRYFSEIKNKVTDMAGRVSDISEALSHFRRSSEEINGSVEHIAAISEESAAGSEEISASVHEQSGSIEKMDESARLLGEMVERMNVMIKRFKL, encoded by the coding sequence GTGAAAAGCCCAAGATGGAACAATATCACAATCGGCGGCAAATACGGCATTATTTTCTTTGTGATGTTAACAGCGTTTTTAACATCCGTTTTGATTACATATGGTCTGTTAAAAGATACGAGCCAGACGGTTCAGGATACGAAATCGAAAAATGAAACGGCCGTTCAGTCGGCAAAGCTGATGTCCCTATATCAAAATAAATATTTGCACATTCCGGAGTACATCATAAACGCCCAGGATGAAAAGCTGACCGATTATATGAAGTACAGCCAGGAATTTGCCGATACGGCCAAAAAGCTGAAAAAAGAGCTGCATTCGGATGAGCAGCTTGACATGTTCGATCAAATCATTGAAAACAATCATTCACTGGATGAGTACTTTTTCAGCGAAATTGTTCCCAACGTGCAGCAAATCAACACCGAGAAATTTTTAACCCTTCAGAAAAAAGCGAACAAGCTCAAAGAGGAGACGATGACGTTAGGCGAAAGCTTGAAAGAAAACGCTGTCAAAACCAATGTTGAGTCAATTGGACAAGCCCAATCCAATATGACGAAAACCATTTATATTTTAGGCGTCTCAATTCTGATTTCGGCGATTGTGTCGGCGGGACTCCTGATCATTGTCAGCCGGCAGATCAAGAAAAATCTGAAGCGTGTTGTGGCAGCAAGCGAAGAAATTGCAAAGGGTCATTTGAACTTTGAAGCCCTTGATTACAAAGGAAAAGATGAAATCGGCCAGCTTTCGCAAGCGGTGAATCATATGGGCGGAAGCCTGCGTGAGATGATCGTCGAAGTATCAGGGATCGCAGCCGAAGTCGACAAGCAATGTCTTACGTTTACGAGCGTCTCGGCTGATGTCAGAGAAGGAAGCGAACAGATCGCTGTCACCGTTGAAGAATTGGCAAACGGGGCCACGAATCAGGCAAATGAAGCAGCTAATATTTCCGAGCAGACACAGGAGCTCACCGGGCAAATTCAGCACGCTCATGAAAGCGGCGAAACGCTGGCCCGGTTTTCAAAAGAAGTGCTTCACGTGTCTGTCGACGGCGACAAACAGATGGCTCAATCATTGGAGCAAATGAATGTCATCAATCATGTAATGGAAGCATCCGTAGAAAAAGTCAGTGTGCTGGAGGAACAGACACAGTCAATCCACAAGCTTGTCGAAATGATAACAGGTATGGCCGAACAAACGAATTTGCTCGCATTAAACGCGTCCATAGAAGCGGCAAGGGCCGGCGACGCCGGAAAAGGGTTTGCCGTTGTAGCCGGCGAGGTGAAAAGACTGGCTGAAGAAGTGAAAAGCTCTGTCGGCAGCATCACCGAAATCGTCACGGCGATTCAAACCGAAACATCTTCCATGGCCGGTGATTTAAAAACCGGTTTTTCAGAAGTTCATAAAGGAAAAAACCAGATTGAGACTTCCGGCCGATACTTTTCAGAGATTAAAAATAAAGTGACGGATATGGCTGGCCGTGTATCGGACATTTCGGAGGCATTATCGCATTTCAGACGTTCAAGCGAGGAGATTAACGGCTCGGTCGAGCATATCGCGGCGATTTCCGAAGAAAGCGCGGCCGGTTCTGAAGAAATTTCAGCGTCCGTACATGAGCAAAGCGGCTCGATTGAAAAGATGGACGAAAGCGCAAGGCTTCTGGGAGAGATGGTTGAACGGATGAATGTGATGATCAAACGGTTTAAGCTCTGA
- a CDS encoding sugar ABC transporter substrate-binding protein, producing the protein MLSIYVKRGLLALALFSLLTAVAGCSFNSAEKSANREEKVKLIADSDKLYVGFAIDTLKEERWYKDKEAFEKEVKNLGGEVKTLAANGNKEVQIQQAELLISEGVDVLVVVPADADAAAEIVKKAHSAGVKVISYDRLIRNADVDYYVSFDNEKVGELQAEAIVKKAKKGNFVYIGGSSLDNNAVLFRNGAMKVLEPLKRQGKVKLVLDEYTKDWLPEEAKKNMKKALNKTRDIDAVIAANDGTAGGVIEALQEAGLAGKIPVSGQDAEIQGVRRIVNGTQTMTVYKPIPALAKKSAEMAVQAAKGEAIQTDTTVENGKAKVPAILLEPYAVTKGNINETVIKDGHLSKKDINK; encoded by the coding sequence ATGTTGTCGATATATGTGAAAAGAGGGCTGTTGGCACTTGCGCTGTTCAGTCTCCTCACAGCTGTTGCCGGGTGCTCATTCAATTCTGCTGAAAAAAGCGCCAACCGTGAAGAAAAAGTAAAGCTGATTGCCGACTCCGACAAATTGTACGTCGGTTTTGCCATCGATACGCTGAAGGAAGAACGCTGGTACAAAGATAAAGAAGCGTTCGAGAAAGAAGTTAAAAACCTCGGGGGGGAAGTCAAGACGCTTGCCGCTAACGGAAATAAAGAAGTTCAGATTCAGCAGGCCGAGCTCTTGATCAGCGAAGGCGTCGACGTGCTTGTTGTTGTACCGGCAGATGCGGATGCCGCGGCGGAGATCGTGAAAAAGGCGCACAGCGCCGGTGTAAAAGTGATTTCGTATGACCGGCTGATTCGAAACGCGGATGTTGATTATTACGTTTCATTTGATAACGAAAAGGTCGGGGAACTGCAGGCGGAAGCGATTGTAAAAAAAGCGAAGAAAGGAAACTTCGTATATATCGGCGGATCGTCTCTTGACAACAATGCGGTCTTATTCCGGAACGGCGCCATGAAAGTGCTCGAACCGTTGAAGCGGCAGGGTAAAGTCAAGCTCGTGCTTGACGAATATACGAAAGACTGGCTACCAGAAGAAGCGAAAAAGAACATGAAAAAAGCATTGAACAAGACGAGAGATATCGACGCCGTGATCGCCGCCAATGACGGTACGGCTGGCGGGGTGATCGAGGCGCTTCAGGAGGCGGGCCTGGCCGGGAAAATTCCGGTGTCCGGACAGGACGCGGAAATTCAAGGCGTCCGACGAATTGTGAACGGTACGCAGACGATGACCGTTTACAAACCGATTCCCGCGCTTGCCAAAAAAAGCGCTGAAATGGCTGTTCAAGCGGCGAAAGGCGAAGCGATTCAAACCGATACAACCGTCGAAAACGGCAAAGCCAAAGTACCGGCGATTTTACTTGAGCCGTATGCCGTTACGAAAGGCAATATCAATGAGACTGTGATCAAAGACGGCCATCTGTCCAAAAAAGATATTAATAAATAA
- a CDS encoding SurA N-terminal domain-containing protein produces MKKSISSLMIGLLAVVLGACSSNHDDQQSQASDQAKTAQSGQQDQEKQIKAMQKKLDQQKVDDTKTVAVVNDEKITGKDYNSVLSTAQMQYQQTGQDPTSKDAAQQIKKQAIDSLIGQALITQEADKKGYKASEKEIEKQLDESKKQYKNEQDFEEAVKKAGLNMNTLKSDIADSIKTEKYIDKELPTDQVTDKEIKDYYDQFAAQQKDSGQKNTPAFDDVKQQIQDMLKQQKRQEKLGQQVEKLKKSADVKVEI; encoded by the coding sequence ATGAAAAAAAGCATATCATCTCTCATGATCGGATTATTGGCTGTCGTGTTGGGCGCCTGCTCTTCAAATCATGATGATCAGCAATCCCAGGCCAGCGATCAAGCGAAAACCGCACAAAGCGGGCAGCAGGATCAGGAAAAGCAAATAAAAGCAATGCAGAAAAAGCTTGATCAGCAAAAGGTTGATGACACAAAAACAGTGGCTGTCGTAAACGATGAAAAGATCACAGGCAAGGACTATAACAGCGTATTATCAACCGCTCAAATGCAATATCAGCAAACAGGACAGGACCCGACTTCAAAAGATGCGGCGCAGCAAATCAAAAAGCAGGCGATCGACAGCCTGATCGGACAGGCATTAATTACGCAGGAAGCGGACAAAAAAGGCTACAAAGCATCTGAGAAAGAAATTGAAAAACAGCTGGACGAAAGCAAAAAGCAGTATAAAAACGAGCAAGATTTTGAGGAAGCGGTCAAAAAAGCAGGCTTAAACATGAACACGCTGAAAAGCGACATTGCCGACAGCATCAAAACAGAGAAATATATTGACAAAGAACTGCCGACAGATCAGGTTACAGACAAAGAAATCAAAGACTATTATGATCAATTTGCCGCACAGCAAAAAGACAGCGGACAGAAAAACACACCTGCGTTTGACGATGTCAAACAGCAAATCCAAGATATGCTCAAACAGCAAAAAAGACAGGAAAAACTCGGACAGCAGGTCGAAAAGCTTAAGAAAAGCGCCGATGTGAAAGTGGAAATTTAA
- a CDS encoding sulfotransferase family 2 domain-containing protein encodes MFEDERLNRLIYLYTPLYAEDFPIILFWIPKSGCTTLNRWFFFQNGLLEDVNRRCAGEVHHYRNAIYTQKPNYVKDLLTDLREGKKDTYKVVRNPFRRAVSSFLAAICSPNFICLFNSDINTGLSFTQFLHHLKDLGTDINAIDRHLGPQYIEGEEEFVTNYIYLEQFSAQIREIENKYKLLKSPLSQLSQSPHHLSDIMIKKGKFADTVLTMSTFDWAFPTFESFYNDETKELVHDIFAKDFEVYGFDSKHIK; translated from the coding sequence ATGTTTGAAGATGAGAGACTGAATCGCTTGATTTACCTTTATACCCCTCTTTATGCTGAGGATTTTCCGATCATTCTGTTCTGGATTCCAAAAAGCGGCTGCACGACGCTGAATCGCTGGTTCTTTTTCCAAAACGGTCTGCTTGAAGATGTCAATCGAAGATGCGCCGGAGAAGTTCACCACTACAGAAATGCGATCTATACGCAGAAGCCGAATTATGTGAAGGATCTTCTGACGGATTTAAGAGAGGGTAAAAAGGACACTTACAAGGTTGTACGCAACCCTTTTCGGAGAGCAGTCAGTTCCTTTCTGGCAGCGATTTGCTCCCCGAATTTTATTTGTCTGTTCAACAGTGATATAAACACAGGGCTTTCTTTCACGCAATTTTTGCATCATCTAAAAGATCTCGGGACGGATATCAATGCCATTGACCGACACCTTGGTCCCCAGTATATCGAAGGAGAAGAAGAGTTTGTCACCAATTATATTTACCTCGAGCAATTCAGCGCACAAATCAGAGAGATTGAAAACAAATACAAATTATTGAAATCTCCGTTATCACAGCTGTCACAATCACCGCACCATCTGTCAGACATTATGATTAAAAAAGGGAAGTTTGCTGACACCGTTTTGACTATGTCAACCTTCGACTGGGCGTTTCCGACTTTTGAGAGCTTTTACAATGACGAAACAAAAGAATTGGTGCACGACATTTTTGCGAAGGACTTTGAAGTGTACGGCTTTGATTCGAAGCATATCAAGTAA
- a CDS encoding virginiamycin B lyase: MQIRMTEYQVPDPESGPYGITVCANGRIWFTEQKGNRIGMLTESGDITEYTIPTESAGASIITSGIDGELWFTEYKAGKIGKITPQGKITEYALPPGAAPFGIAAGCDDAMWYTDMAGHQIGRLSSSGEITEYKLPKPGAFPSFITRGADGALWFTQNQSGSIGRITADGDISEYPLPQEQSGPVGITAGPDGALWFTEINANQIGRITVSGKISEYQLPTAHARPHAIAAGGDGALWFTEWGAGQIGRITVDGDITEYPIPTADSEPHGIAAGSAHSIWFAEECGRIGKISIQN; this comes from the coding sequence ATGCAGATTCGCATGACTGAATATCAGGTTCCCGACCCCGAATCGGGGCCGTACGGGATCACAGTATGTGCAAACGGGCGCATTTGGTTTACTGAACAAAAGGGGAACCGGATTGGTATGCTCACAGAGTCCGGGGATATCACCGAATATACGATTCCGACGGAGAGCGCAGGCGCCTCGATTATTACGTCCGGGATTGACGGCGAGCTTTGGTTTACAGAGTATAAAGCGGGGAAAATCGGCAAAATCACGCCTCAAGGGAAAATAACCGAGTATGCTCTTCCACCGGGTGCTGCCCCGTTTGGAATCGCTGCAGGCTGTGACGACGCCATGTGGTATACAGATATGGCCGGACATCAAATCGGCAGGCTGTCCTCTTCAGGCGAAATAACAGAATACAAACTGCCCAAACCAGGAGCCTTCCCGTCATTTATTACAAGGGGAGCAGACGGCGCGCTCTGGTTTACACAAAACCAAAGCGGCTCCATCGGGCGAATAACGGCAGATGGAGACATCAGCGAGTATCCGCTGCCCCAAGAACAATCCGGCCCGGTCGGGATCACTGCCGGCCCGGACGGGGCTTTATGGTTTACAGAAATAAACGCAAATCAAATTGGGAGAATAACGGTCTCAGGAAAGATCAGCGAATACCAGCTTCCGACAGCGCATGCACGCCCGCACGCGATTGCCGCAGGCGGTGACGGAGCACTGTGGTTTACGGAATGGGGCGCGGGTCAAATCGGCCGCATTACAGTCGACGGGGATATTACGGAATATCCAATCCCGACGGCAGATTCTGAACCGCACGGGATAGCGGCCGGATCAGCCCATTCGATCTGGTTTGCAGAAGAGTGCGGCCGTATTGGGAAAATCTCTATCCAAAATTAA
- a CDS encoding DUF2512 family protein, giving the protein MEHVKALAIKGIMTIVILYLVLGLGFSFSFENTLFITIVLGAVSYLLGDLFILPKTNNITATLADLGVAFLVVWLMALAMGTAANTAALAAFFAAVAMAIGEYIFHFYLMNKGLGSPNRRMETRTE; this is encoded by the coding sequence ATGGAACATGTGAAAGCCCTTGCCATCAAAGGCATCATGACGATTGTGATTCTGTACCTTGTTCTAGGGCTCGGGTTTAGTTTTAGTTTTGAAAACACCCTATTCATCACGATTGTTCTTGGCGCAGTATCCTATTTGCTGGGTGATTTGTTTATTCTGCCGAAAACCAACAACATCACGGCCACTTTAGCCGATTTAGGCGTCGCTTTTCTTGTCGTTTGGCTGATGGCTCTTGCGATGGGAACGGCTGCCAACACCGCTGCATTGGCCGCGTTTTTTGCAGCTGTCGCTATGGCGATCGGTGAATACATTTTCCATTTTTACTTGATGAATAAAGGCCTTGGCTCGCCCAACCGCAGAATGGAAACGAGAACGGAATAA
- the mmuP gene encoding S-methylmethionine permease: MEQSNTNRQNFQRKMQTRHLIMLSLGGVIGTGLFLSSGYTISQAGPAGTILAYLAGALIVYLVMLCLGELSVAMPVTGSFHMYASRFIGPGTGFTVAWLYWLTWAVALGSEFTAAGLLMQRWFPDTSVWMWSAVFAALIFALNAVSVRFFAESEFWFSSIKVLAIILFIILGGAAIFGIIPIQNADAAPLLSNFAGEGGLFPNGFLPIFMAMLSVNFAFSGTELIGIAAGESAEPEKNIPKAIKTTLWRLVLFFIGTIFVLSCLIPVKEAGVIKSPFVDVFDRIGVPYAADIMNFVILTALLSAANSGLYACSRMLWSLSKEKTLHPVFQKLTSRGIPLNALIFSMLGGILSLLSSVFAPDSVYIVLVSISGFAVVAVWMSIAASQFMFRRRFLAEGNTADDLKYRTPLYPAVPIAAFLLCLASCIGIAFDPNQRIALFCGVPFMALCYTIYYATNRKNSWNPSEPVKNASLHVSFSEYEEKKN; the protein is encoded by the coding sequence ATGGAACAGTCAAACACCAATCGCCAGAACTTTCAAAGAAAAATGCAAACGAGACACCTTATCATGCTTTCCTTAGGAGGCGTTATCGGCACGGGCCTTTTCTTAAGTTCCGGTTATACGATCTCACAGGCTGGTCCTGCCGGAACGATTCTAGCCTACTTGGCCGGGGCTCTGATCGTCTACCTTGTCATGCTCTGCCTCGGCGAATTATCGGTCGCCATGCCTGTCACCGGATCGTTTCATATGTACGCCTCCAGATTCATCGGGCCGGGCACCGGATTCACCGTCGCCTGGCTATACTGGCTGACCTGGGCTGTCGCGCTCGGTTCGGAATTTACCGCTGCCGGGTTATTAATGCAGCGCTGGTTCCCCGATACTTCAGTCTGGATGTGGAGCGCGGTATTCGCTGCACTGATTTTCGCGCTCAATGCTGTCTCAGTGAGATTTTTCGCCGAATCCGAATTTTGGTTTTCAAGCATTAAAGTGCTTGCCATTATATTGTTTATTATATTAGGAGGAGCGGCGATATTCGGCATCATCCCGATACAAAATGCAGACGCTGCACCGCTTCTTTCAAACTTTGCAGGAGAAGGCGGTCTCTTTCCAAACGGCTTCCTTCCAATTTTTATGGCGATGCTCTCCGTGAATTTTGCGTTTTCGGGTACGGAGCTGATCGGAATTGCCGCCGGAGAAAGCGCCGAACCGGAAAAGAACATTCCAAAAGCGATCAAGACAACACTCTGGAGACTGGTGCTTTTCTTCATCGGAACGATTTTCGTGCTTTCGTGCCTCATTCCGGTTAAAGAAGCCGGTGTGATCAAAAGCCCATTTGTCGACGTCTTTGACCGCATCGGTGTTCCATATGCGGCCGACATCATGAACTTTGTAATTCTGACGGCTCTGCTTTCCGCGGCCAACTCAGGCTTGTATGCATGCTCCCGGATGCTCTGGTCACTGTCAAAAGAAAAAACTTTGCACCCCGTATTTCAAAAGCTGACTTCACGGGGAATCCCGTTGAACGCGCTGATCTTCAGCATGCTCGGCGGCATTCTGTCGCTGCTCTCCAGCGTGTTTGCGCCTGATTCCGTCTACATCGTTCTTGTGTCGATTTCAGGGTTTGCCGTTGTTGCTGTCTGGATGAGCATTGCGGCTTCGCAGTTCATGTTCCGCAGACGCTTTTTGGCTGAGGGAAACACCGCAGACGACTTAAAATACCGGACACCGCTTTATCCGGCCGTACCGATTGCCGCTTTTCTGCTATGCCTGGCATCCTGCATTGGCATTGCCTTTGATCCGAACCAAAGGATCGCCCTTTTTTGCGGTGTGCCGTTTATGGCGTTATGCTATACCATCTATTATGCAACAAACCGAAAAAATAGCTGGAATCCGTCTGAGCCCGTTAAGAATGCAAGTTTGCATGTTTCATTTTCTGAATACGAGGAAAAGAAAAACTAA
- the mmuM gene encoding homocysteine S-methyltransferase: MTNPIRTSLQQFSVIILDGAMATELERYGCDLNDSLWSAKILIENPELIKQVHLDYFRAGADCAITASYQSTVEGFTKRGLSEQEALHLIRESVRLAAEARDEFWAAPENREGRPKPFVAASVGPYGAFLADGSEYQGNYGVTEDELADFHRRRMGALIEAGADILACETIPCLSEAKAIVHLLKEFPDTHAWISFSAKDGRHISDGTKAGECAKWLDQHDQVAAVGVNCTRLEHVSSLIGGIKKHTAKPIIVYPNSGEQYDPETKTWHGAACKASFGESARSWYNQGAQLIGGCCRTTPEDIKAVAAWARKLEV, translated from the coding sequence ATGACAAATCCGATCCGAACTTCTTTACAACAATTTTCTGTCATTATACTTGACGGCGCGATGGCCACCGAGCTTGAACGGTACGGCTGTGATTTGAACGATAGCCTGTGGTCTGCGAAAATTCTCATCGAAAACCCCGAGCTTATCAAACAAGTCCATCTGGATTATTTCCGTGCGGGCGCCGATTGCGCGATTACAGCCAGCTATCAGTCGACGGTTGAGGGTTTCACAAAACGCGGCCTTAGCGAACAAGAAGCGCTCCACCTCATCCGGGAGTCTGTCCGTCTTGCTGCAGAAGCACGCGATGAATTCTGGGCGGCTCCGGAAAACCGCGAAGGCCGGCCTAAACCGTTTGTAGCAGCTTCAGTAGGCCCTTACGGCGCCTTTTTAGCGGATGGTTCCGAATATCAGGGAAATTATGGCGTCACAGAAGATGAATTGGCCGATTTTCACAGGCGGAGAATGGGCGCTTTAATCGAAGCAGGCGCCGATATTTTGGCATGTGAGACAATACCGTGCCTTTCAGAAGCAAAAGCTATCGTTCATTTATTAAAAGAGTTCCCGGATACACATGCGTGGATCAGTTTCAGCGCTAAAGACGGACGCCATATCAGCGACGGTACGAAAGCCGGCGAATGCGCGAAGTGGCTCGATCAGCATGACCAGGTTGCGGCAGTAGGAGTAAACTGTACGCGGCTGGAGCATGTCTCTTCGCTCATCGGCGGCATCAAAAAGCATACAGCTAAACCGATTATCGTCTATCCAAATTCCGGTGAACAGTATGACCCGGAAACGAAAACATGGCATGGCGCGGCATGTAAAGCTTCTTTCGGAGAAAGCGCCCGCAGCTGGTATAACCAAGGGGCACAGCTGATCGGCGGCTGCTGCAGAACAACGCCTGAGGACATCAAAGCCGTCGCCGCCTGGGCGAGAAAGCTGGAGGTATAA
- the chbG gene encoding chitin disaccharide deacetylase produces the protein MKKLIINADDFGYSRGVNYGIIDAYKLGILTSATFMTNMPGAGHAARLARESPGLGIGVHLVLTCGRPLLSDHRTIVDSKGSFRNLAFYQGAFTIDADEVYREWKTQIETCINMGLKPDHLDSHHHINAYPGISDVFLSLAKEYRLPVRRNMESAIITEKGVKTTDSFSPVLEAALKGEEAVSELFEKHNTVEVMTHPAYLDKELLTNSSYTYPRVDELEFLTDPDVVIRLNKLADVQLVSFRNLT, from the coding sequence ATGAAAAAACTGATTATCAATGCTGATGATTTTGGATATTCAAGAGGTGTGAACTACGGAATTATTGATGCCTATAAGCTCGGAATTTTAACATCAGCGACCTTTATGACGAATATGCCGGGCGCTGGTCACGCGGCCCGGCTGGCTCGCGAATCGCCCGGACTTGGGATCGGCGTACATTTGGTGCTGACCTGCGGAAGGCCGCTTTTGTCTGACCACCGGACGATTGTCGATTCAAAGGGAAGTTTTCGCAATCTCGCATTTTATCAAGGTGCTTTTACAATAGATGCCGATGAAGTATACCGCGAGTGGAAAACGCAGATTGAAACATGCATCAACATGGGCTTGAAACCCGATCATTTGGACAGCCACCATCACATCAATGCTTATCCGGGCATCTCTGACGTATTTTTGTCGCTCGCCAAGGAGTATCGCCTGCCTGTCAGACGTAATATGGAGAGCGCCATAATAACGGAAAAAGGAGTGAAAACGACAGACTCTTTCTCACCTGTCCTTGAAGCGGCCTTAAAGGGTGAAGAAGCCGTCTCTGAACTGTTTGAAAAACATAATACCGTGGAGGTCATGACCCACCCGGCATACCTCGATAAGGAGCTTTTGACGAACTCTTCATATACTTATCCAAGAGTCGATGAACTTGAGTTTTTAACCGATCCGGACGTTGTCATCCGCTTGAACAAGCTTGCGGATGTCCAGCTTGTATCATTTAGGAATTTGACATAA
- a CDS encoding PTS transporter subunit EIIC has translation MKHILQLLGKSLLIPITVLPIAGLLLRLSAEDMLDIPLFQASGVILNNMDVLIAIGIAMGFARSKDKGIPALTGYLAITVLKEGIGILNPDLDMSVFGGVLAGLMAAFIYNQFQHARLPSMFSFFGGEKFPITMIVLVTIPVAGFFSVVWPYAEAAIDAFSQSLVGLGAFGVFVFGFLNRFLLPFGLHHVMNTYIYFGLGRYETASGEAVTGEITRFLNGDPTAGYFLGGFFITMMFGIPAIALAIAHAARTRKKETKALMSSGAATSLITGITEPVEFTFLFTSPLLYFLHSVYTGLAGAVLCLLGIRHGFSWGAGAIDYLLNLNLSDGGLLIIPVGVAFFALYYVTFYFVIIKRNVPVIGREQETPEGDRLQQSMAAGILKYMGGRENVVTCENCITRLRLKLKDTSLADEAQLKRLGAHGVIIIDRHHIQIVIGTDAGTVKKDLQNLIDESAPD, from the coding sequence ATGAAACATATACTTCAGCTGCTTGGAAAGTCTTTGCTGATTCCGATTACCGTTCTTCCGATCGCCGGGCTGCTGCTGCGGCTTTCTGCGGAGGATATGCTGGATATACCGCTTTTTCAAGCGTCAGGCGTGATTTTGAACAATATGGATGTCCTGATCGCGATCGGCATCGCCATGGGCTTTGCCCGTTCAAAAGATAAAGGGATTCCTGCGCTGACAGGATATTTGGCGATAACCGTGTTAAAAGAGGGGATCGGCATCTTGAATCCGGACCTTGATATGAGCGTCTTCGGCGGGGTGCTCGCCGGCCTGATGGCGGCTTTCATTTATAATCAATTTCAACATGCAAGACTGCCAAGCATGTTTTCTTTTTTTGGCGGAGAGAAGTTTCCGATTACAATGATCGTATTGGTGACGATTCCGGTGGCAGGGTTTTTTTCGGTCGTCTGGCCTTACGCAGAGGCGGCGATCGACGCTTTTAGCCAGTCGCTTGTTGGTCTTGGCGCTTTCGGTGTTTTTGTGTTCGGATTTCTGAACCGGTTTTTGCTTCCGTTCGGACTTCACCATGTCATGAATACGTATATATATTTTGGGCTTGGGCGCTATGAGACGGCATCCGGAGAAGCGGTGACAGGGGAAATTACACGGTTTTTGAATGGAGACCCGACAGCCGGCTACTTTCTCGGCGGGTTTTTTATCACGATGATGTTCGGCATTCCGGCGATCGCTTTGGCAATAGCGCATGCAGCCAGAACGAGAAAAAAAGAAACGAAAGCACTCATGTCTTCCGGAGCAGCCACATCGCTGATCACCGGGATTACGGAACCGGTTGAATTCACGTTTTTATTTACTTCGCCTTTATTGTATTTTCTTCACTCGGTCTATACGGGACTTGCCGGAGCGGTGCTCTGTTTGCTGGGGATTCGTCACGGCTTCTCATGGGGAGCGGGCGCCATCGATTATTTGCTGAATCTTAATTTGTCAGACGGCGGATTATTGATCATACCGGTGGGCGTTGCTTTTTTCGCGCTCTATTATGTTACGTTTTACTTTGTGATTATAAAGCGAAACGTTCCGGTGATCGGAAGGGAGCAGGAAACACCTGAAGGAGACCGGCTGCAGCAGTCTATGGCGGCAGGTATTCTCAAGTATATGGGCGGCCGTGAGAATGTCGTCACTTGTGAAAACTGTATTACCCGTTTGCGACTGAAATTAAAAGACACGTCATTGGCGGATGAAGCCCAATTAAAGCGATTGGGGGCGCACGGTGTGATCATAATTGATCGGCATCATATTCAAATTGTGATTGGAACGGATGCGGGGACTGTAAAAAAAGACTTGCAGAACTTGATCGACGAATCTGCTCCGGATTAA